agactatagactagactataatcccaataaattgaatttcagTCTAGTATATAAGAAGTGCAGACTATTGATTATAGTTGTAGAATATAGAACTATTATcgaactatagtcgagactatagactaaagtaagGTCTAGACAATAAtgtagataatagactagtctagttgATATTATTGACAATAAtacggactatagactagtgtgtattatagtctaaagactaaactatagtctatatatagagTAATTTCTACATTTTCAAAGAGCATGCTTGATCTTGTGTTTTTGCATACAAGTtggagtaatttttattttaatttttttttttaattttgttcttgtCCTATGTTTCAAATCGAAAAACTTAAGACCccagttaatatttaaaatattaatataataaactgTGTTGTTTGTTACtgcattattaaaattaaaacctctcaaaaaaaaaaattaacaattaaataaatttatagttaaaaaatttttagcaaaaaaaaaaaaaaatattaaataaaaaaataaaatcaaagcaCCTTTGTAAAtgatgatttatatttattaaaaataaaaaaaaaaaataatttaaaagaaaaacaaaaatttttaaagaaaagggCACTTAAAAAGCAAGACCATTTGAAAAAAGACaagtctttttttaaataaaaaaaaaataactcaagTAGTCAagtaatctaaaaaaaaattatattatatatacacacacacattataatctaataaacaaattctaaactttaaatattaagatttgaaaaattttaacaaaaaaaaaaaaactaaaaaaaaatctgataaaaaatatccaaacaacaaaaaagctttacagaaaatttcagttacaattgattttattaatgtaaattttcagttaaataatctattacaaattctattatttcttcttaattttttctagtaatctctataataaaatatactttagGTATTTCatctttaaattgaaaaaaataaaatggaaccgaaaacaattaataatataaaataaaattataacaacaacaaaatattgttataaaacaattattataaattgaaaaataaaaactgaaattaatTCATACAATTATAAGATTTATAAaatgtggttttattttatGGAGGGCAAATTTGCAACTTCTGAATGATCTGCCAGTTTACTATGGGTCTAAACTAAATCATTTTCAAATGAACTAatacaagaactaaactagaactgaagagaacagaactagaacagaactagaacagaactagaacagaactagaacagaactagaagagaactagaacagaactagaacagaactagaacagaactagaactagaacagaactagaacagaactagaacagaactagaacagaactagaacagaactagaacagaactagaacagaactagaacagaactagaacagaactagaacagaactagaacagaactagaacagaactagaacagaactagaacagaactagaacagaactagaacagaactagaacagaactagaacagaactagaacagaactagaactagaacagaactagaacagaactagaacagaactagaacagaactagaacagaactagaacagaactagaacagaactagaacagaactagaacagaactagaacagaactagaacagaactagaacagaactagaacagaactagaacagaactagaacagaactagaacagaactagaacagaactaaacagaactagaacagaactagaacagaactagaacagaactagaacagaactagaacagaactagaacagaactagaacagaactagaacagaactagaacagaactagaacaaactagaacagaactagaacagaactagaacagaactagaacagaactagaacagaactagaacagaactagaacagaactagaacagaactagaacagaactagaacagaactagaacagaactagaacagaactagaacagaactagaacagaactagaacagaactagaacagaactagaacagaactagaacagaactagaacagaactagaacagaactagaacagaactagaacagaactagaacagaactagaacagaactagaacagaactagaacagaactagaacagaactagaacagaactagaacagaactagaacagaactagaacagaactagaacagaactagaacagaactagaacagaactagaacagaactagaacagaactagaacagaactagaacagaacagaacagaactagaacagaactagaacagaactagaacagaactagaacagaactagaacagaactagaacagaactagaacagaactagaacagaactagaacagaactagaacagaactagaacagaactagaacagaactagaacacagaactagaacagaactagaacacagaactagaacagaactagaacagaactagaacagaactagaacagaactagaacagaactagaacagaactagaacagaactagaacagaactagaacagaactagaacagaactagaacagaactagaacagaactagaacagaactagaacagaactagaacagaactagaacagaactagaacagaactagaacagaactagaacagaactagaacagaactagaacagaactagaacagaactagaacagaactagaacagaactagaacagaactagaacagaactagaacagaactagaacagaactagaacagaactagaacagaactagaacagaactagaacagaactagaactagaacagaactagaacagaactggaacagaactggaacagaactagaacagaactagaacagaactagaacagaactagaacagaactagaacagaactggaacagaactagaacagaactagaacagaactagaacagaactagaacagaactagaatagaactagaacagaactagaacagaactagaacagaactagaacagaactagaacagaatttgaacagaactagaacagaaatagaacagaactacaacagaactagaatagaactagaacagaattaaaacagaactaaaacagaactagaacagaactagaacataactagaacagaactagaacagaactagaacagaactagaacagaactagaacagaactagaacagaactagaacagaactagaaaaactagaacagaactagaacagaacttgaacagaactagaacagaatttgaacagaactagaacagaactagaacagaaatagaacagaactacaacagaactagaatagaactagaacagaattaaaacagaactagaacagaactagaacagaactagaacataactagaacagaactagaacagaactagaacagaactagaacagaactagaacagaactagaacagaactagaacagaactagaacagaactagaacagaactagaacagaactagaacagaactagaacagaactagaacagaactagaacagaactagaacagaactagaacagaactaaaacagaactagaacagaactaaaactgaactagaactgaactagaacagaactagaatagaaccagatcagaactagaacttttCTGCTGTAGTAAAGTCTATATTAACTAAATGACTAGTAGATTTTTGCCCATAATTGGTCTGCGACGTTGATTTTCATAACTAACTTGCACCGGCGtcgtttttttcaagttttctttTGTGCGTTTCTTTTCTTCAAGAAATGATTCATTTTccattttagttcagtttcttCGTACAAACAATTGTCGATCGCAAAAATGAGGAAAATATTGGGTAATATCCGTTTAAGAcatgtatacaaaatattaaatgcaCTTTAtttataacagaactagaacagaactagaacagaactagaacagaactagaatagaactagaacagaactagaacagaactagaacagaactagaacagaactagaacagaatttgaacagaactagaacagaaatagaacagaactacaacagaactagaatagaactagaacagaattaaaacagaactaaaacagaactagaacagaactagaacataactagaacagaactagaacagaactagaacagaactagaacagaactagaacagaactagaacagaactagaacagaactagaacagaactagaacagaactagaacagaacttgaacagaactagaacagaatttgaacagaactagaacagaactagaacagaaatagaacagaactacaacagaactagaatagaactagaacagaattaaaacagaactagaacagaactagaacagaactagaacataactagaacagaactagaacagaactagaacagaactagaacagaactagaacagaactagaacagaactagaacagaactagaacagaactagaacagaactagaacagaactagaacagaactagaacagaactagaacagaactagaacagaactagaacagaactagaacagaactaaaacagaactagaacagaactaaaactgaactagaactgaactagaacagaactagaatagaaccagatcagaactagaacttttCTGCTGTAGTAAAGTCTATATTAACTAAATGACTAGTAGATTTTTGCCCATAATTGGTCTGCGACGTTGATTTTCATAACTAACTTGCACCGGCGtcgtttttttcaagttttctttTGTGCGTTTCTTTTCTTCAAGAAATGATTCATTTTccattttagttcagtttcttCGTACAAACAATTGTCGATCGCAAAAATGAGGAAAATATTGGGTAATATCCGTTTAAGAcatgtatacaaaatattaaatgcaCTTTATTTATTCTCTTCTTTTGCTCTTCTCTCATACAGACATAGACTTTGTATGTATCAGAACATTGAGGTTGATCAGTTATTCGTCATTTTCAATTACTATTCGATGGAGTTCggttgtgttttgttttaataaaaaaaattatttgttatgatttaaaaatttgtatttttttgtgtgagTGTTGGGATTgttaatattgcaaaaaaaaaatgaattgaaataaaaagggAAATACCTGTTTAATAAAGCACAAAACATAACAAACATCAAGAGTACTAAATAAAGTCGCGCGAGTAAAACGTTTCTTATCTGTGGCGGGTGTTGATttgaaatattgcaaaaaattttgtaaattcgaaaaaagaattaaattaagataataataacaaaataaccaCTAAATTGTTGTTGGCTTACGGCGATAAAAATATCACAATTATCATGTTTTCATATCTTACTAAACAACCTGATCCACTGGAAAGATTTGCCTATGATAGTGCCATTAGGAAAAAGTGCACATTAACAAGTGAATTTGTACTTTTGAACGACACAATATATCCAGAAGTTTGGATTGTGGTCGATTTATATAGCCATATAGATCCGCCACTTTTGTCACCCCATATACTAAGAAAAAACAGCGCccgaaatgaaaaacttataataGACCTAATGCAAATGCCGGTCCCTAATAGCAGCTATTACAAATACAATCTCAATAATTGTCACATTCGTAAAACCGGTAACTTACGACTAAGAAACGAAATCATCGGAAAGCTAAAGTATTTGAAAAGTTGGCAGACGGAACAATCGTTAGATAAAAATGCTATAGATATAATAGAAAATACTTTTGATATTGATTACTTtgatataaaaagtgaaaaaaaggtAAAACTATTGCAAAGAATATTCTATTTCCATAAATATAACTCCAACTTTTACAGGTCTATATAGGCTTTACAGCATATGCCCGTAATCCAGACAATGGTTGTAAAGAACAAATTTCAGACACCGTATTTTCGAATGCCATTTATGACGTGTGTAATTTTTCATCGGTAATGCCTAGTTCTGCCACGACTACAGCTGGTGGTTCTGAGCATATCATTAAACTTAGCGATAACAATGCTATAACAACTTCTCCAATCATCCAAATAAAATTATCCGATGAGTATAATAGTTGGAACGCTTGTACTATGGGCTATTTACAAGAAGATGGTTTACATTTCACTGCCCCACCCTATACTGGGCAAATTAATGTTAACGATAAAAATCGTCTAATTAATTTGCAGGTTATGGAGAACATACCTATTGGCgccattaaatttgtttatatcgataataattaaactatttataaatatgaaactaatttaaactttatttctaatatatttaatttttataattattcattaaaagatcacattttgtttttgttatttttttatattgattttataaaaggttaTATTCCTTATGTTGATAATATCGAACAGGGCTCCTGCATTATTTCTTGAATTTTTGCTTCGGGTATTTCAACTTGATTGGCCAGCAGGGTGTGTACAATACCACTAAGTTTGTGGCCGCTGGAACGTGTCTGCAGGCGAAATTCAACATCGTTTTCATGGACCACAGTATCGGTGCCACCGTCGACAAATTCGGCCTAAAAAGGCATGAAAATGAAATTAGATCAAGTCTAGATTAGCTTAATATCAGCTtagtttaacatttgttttatttctgttctagttctgttctagttctgttcaagttctgttctagttctgttctagttctgttctagttctgttctagttctgttctagttctgttctagttctgttcttgttctgttctagttctgttctagttctgttctagttctgttctatttctgttctagttctgttctgttctagttcttttctagttcttttctagttctgttctagtcctttttagttcagttcctgtcctgtttttgttaaaatttatgtcTATTTAACCTACCGTTTCATTCCGTAGTTTATCATTAATGAATAAATTCAATGTATCCAATTCCAACATAATCCGATATTCTACGCCATTTATAGTTGTAACCCATAAACGATATTGTTTCGTCTGTTCCTCGGTATACTGATCATGAGATTTGCCATCAATAAAAAGAAGATATTCATATTTGAAACCAGGCGCTGGATCGACTCGTATAATACAGCGGGCATCATTTATATAGAAAGTATCTTCACCCACCAGCTTAAACATCCAGTCACGTCTTAAGACTtcctaaattttgtaaaaaaggtCTGTAAGTATAATGTAGGAAAAATGGTATAGGCTGTCTCAAACCTTCCCATTAACCCATATCATACGTCTGCCACTGGTTGTGCCATGTTCCAGTTCAATTCGATACATTTTACCATTTATCGGTGCACACCATTTGgctacaatattatttttattataacgtTTCTCTTCGGGTATATGATCCAAACTCATGATGGGTTTCGTTGAGAGATTTTCTAATTTCAACAGGGGCGATAAAAAGGACATGTTAaggatcaaaaaaaaaaaaaaaactgaaagaaaTATAAGTTTAGAGATCTTGTAAATAGTTAAGAACAGGTTTTTTTATCACTTTATGTTTTCATAGTTAATATGAATCTCGGGAATGAAATTCTGTCTTTATATTCATAACGTGTGTGATGATTAACGgtcgattttaaaatttattttcccaagaattttaaatcacttttttcctacttttcttaacaaaattttgtatgaaggACTTTAGCttatatttaaatcattaaaaactattaattatatacaattttctattaattcacTTATACACACAAACTCTATTTTAATAGATAATAGCTCCCCAGTGTATTTACTGTGGTATGTCATGACATCACACACGTTAGTAATGCATGATAATTGCgcgttaattttattttaaatttacattttaattaaaaactattattttgttttactttctctgcaaatatttactttaaatcgttcaaaaaatcatttatttggCCAAAAACCTTTTTTTGCGCGACTATTTTAAAATCTTCCAATACGACAATACGTTTTTGTTTGTAAAGCAatgattttatagattttacaaCACATTTAAAGTGGAAAATAATAACAGAGTGTTTACCGCTAGAGCgctaataaaatactaaaaaaatatttcttgtaaaaacacaagaaatacaagcgaaataataaaaacaacaacaataacagaacCACAACAGCAGCggcagtaaaaaaacaaaaacaattcataAACGAATTGTTTGCTAGCTGGATGGATGTCCTATAGCCAAATGTGAAATACTTATTCCCTTAATGCTTTTTACCAAAAACATATACGACACTAGCTCGTATACTAGTAGTGAAATAAATGTATTACTGACACTAACACTAACACTTACTCATACCACCACTCATACCATTACCTTTTGTAGTATTATTGGCGACGAAGAggatatacaaacacacacacactgacTCACTTACATACTCATGTCAACTCATACTTAGGCAACTAACCAACCAGCCAGCCAACCAGACAAAAAATCAGCCAAATTGTAGAAGAATAAAAAGCAAGCTAACGAACCAATGTTATTAGTTAGTAGATCTAGCAACACGCACTATGGCTTGAGTaaatagtcaagcctatagtatagtctacagtctagtatatagtctagtctatagtccagtctatagtctagtctatagtctagtctatagtctagtctatagtctagtctatagtctagtctatagtctagtctatNNNNNNNNNNNNNNNNNNNNNNNNNNNNNNNNNNNNNNNNNNNNNNNNNNNNNNNNNNNNNNNNNNNNNNNNNNNNNNNNNNNNNNNNNNNNNNNNNNNNtgaactagaactgaactagaactgaactagaactgaactagaactgaactagaattgaactagaactgaactagaactgaactagaactgaactagaactgaactaaacctgaactagaactgatctagaactgaactaaaaaggATATAGAACTGAcccaaaactaaactaaaactcaaATTGAAACTTTATCTaacttttaaattacatttgttcaatttaaaaaaaaaaagtgatcatATTTAAACTACCCGCATTCCGTGGATGGCTTATAGCATCCATTACTTTATTTATGAAACATGTCAACAGAAGATTTGATCCAACCATCCATCTATCATGCTCTGCACTCATTTAATGCATGAGGGATTTGTCTCCCCAACAGCAGTAACAACAACGTCAACAATCACCTACTGGCATTCAGGCGAGGATAAGAATACGTGGTTgaggtttttcttttattcgccAACATTTGACGCGTTTTATGCTACAtgtaacacattaaaatattatttatatataaaacagaaaTACGAAGGTATTTGTTCCAAAAACAAACATGAAAAGAAAATGcaataagaaaaatgtaaaactcAAGTATACTTCCACTTACAACAATCCACGAACACGTATGTATGTCGAGTTTTTTTTCAACGTTTCCTTCaacttacatttatttttaataaaaatatctgtaTATGACtgtctttttcaaatattttatatctttgcaattgcaataaaaacacatatatatatgtgtgtgtgtcagAGTGAGTTATAAATGTGTGCTTGTACAAGTACCTTGGACACTtggtttacatatacatatatacatacgtattatatttttaacgatattctttcttttttcaaaaatttcggtatgaaatatttgtttgttagaaatcgtatacatatgtatttatagaaTAGTGTGAGTGTGTGCGTGGATGGTATTTGGCGCCTAGTGTTTTTACAAACATATAATTTGCCCCTTTAACAAATACGCCATGTCTTgtgtaaacatacatacatttagagACAGACAGAAGAAACAAATACAcacaattatatatgtatgctcATACATTTATTCAGACACAAGTAGCACAATGGGTTGAATGACTACCAACTGAAAACAAAAGTAAAGGAGTCCAAAAGAACTGAAccataacagaactagaacacaactagaacagaacagcacagcacagaactggaacagaactagaacagaactagaacagaactagaacaaaactagaacaaaactagaacaaaactagaacagaactagaacagaactagaacagaactagaacaaaaccagaacaaaactagaacagaactagaacagaactagaacagaactagaacagaactagaacNNNNNNNNNNNNNNNNNNNNNNNNNNNNNNNNNNNNNNNNNNNNNNNNNNNNNNNNNNNNNNNNNNNNNNNNNNNNNNNNNNNNNNNNNNNNNNNNNNNNaacataaaagtccattttctggctaaactagaggagctagggtcaaaacaatgaaaatctgtgatcacttgtatttcctaataaaactcgatttttgagtgaaaacataaaagtccattttctggctaaactagaggagctagggccaaaccAAGGAAAATCTGTGAACACTTGTATTTCCtaataaaactcgatttttgagtgaaaacataaaagtccattttctggctaaactagaggagctagggccaaaacaatgaaaatctgtaatcacttgtatttcccaaaaaataaaagtccatcTTCTGCTTAAACTAGAGGGCCAAaccaatgaaaatctgtgatcactcttatttcctacaaaaactcgatttttgagtccattttctggctaaactagaggatctagggccaaaacaatgaaaatctgtgatcacttgtatttcccacaaaaactcgatttttgagtgaaaacataaaagtccattttctggctaaactagaggagctagggccaaaacaatgaaaatctgtgatcacttgtatttcccaaaaaaactcggtttttgagtgaaaacataaaagtcccttttctggctaaactagaggagctagggccaaaccaatgaaaatctgttatcacttgTATTTGCCAAAAAACtcggtttttgagtgaaaactaaaccaatgtgatcacttgtatttcctacaaaaactagatattttttagtgaaaacataaaagtccattttctggctaaactagagaaGCTAGAGCCAAAAccatgaaaatctgtgatcactcttactttctactaaaactttattttttgaatgaaaacttaaaagtccattttctggctaaactagatgagttagggccaaaagaatgaaaatctatgatctcttgtatttgtttataaaacgtGAAAATAGATTTCTGAaccttttgttaaataatttttaaactgtaTTACTTACAATTTCTATATTTATCATTAAGAACAGGCACTTTAATGGCCATAAGATATAATCAATAAATTGCATTATTACAACCTTTGTAAAAAGGCACATCGATCatgacttaaaaaatttatttttttttaatttttatcctttttgttATACTTGTTATCTACACTGTAGAGAAAGGtacttaaaatttgttaaggACTTTGTAACATTCTAAATACCttctgttttagttgtgttttatttctgttctagttcttcttctgttctagtttgttctagttctgttctagttctgttcaagttctgttcaagttctgttctagttctgttctagttctgttctagttctgttctagttctgttctagttctgttctaNNNNNNNNNNNNNNNNNNNNNNNNNNNNNNNNNNNNNNNNNNNNNNNNNNNNNNNNNNNNNNNNNNNNNNNNNNNNNNNNNNNNNNNNNNNNNNNNNNNNctagaacagaactagaacagaactagaacagaactagaacagaactagaacagaactagaacagaactagaactagaacagaattagaacagaactagaacagaactatgaCAGAACTACAGCAGAATTAAAacaaactagaatagaacagaactagtacaaaactagaacagaactagaacagaactagaacagaactagaacagaactagaacagaactagaacagaactagaacagaactagaacagaactagaacaaaactagaacagaactagaacagaactagaacaaaactagaacagaactagaacagaactagaacagaactagaacagaactagaacagaactagaacagaactagaacagaattagaacagaattagaacagaactagaacaggactagaacagaactacgaCAGAACTAcagcagaactaaaacaaactagaatagaacagaactagtacaaaaCTAGTTAAACTGTGATTTTTTTGTGAGTGTAGCTTACAATTTATACGTTCTGTTCTTCATTAACTTTATAGTATAAGAGGATGTTCTACACATGTACTTACGCTAAACctttaaaggtaattttgttttaaggaaaactaaaaaagtaataaaataacaaacttaaatgatccattatataaattataaatgccATATAAGGGCTATATTAACGTGTCTTAAGAATAAACTActaatataagaaatatatgtataaataatgaaCGTTTTAAACCGTCGAAGTTACATTTAAACACAcactaaatagtttttataaaaagcctTTGAACTTTAGTT
The window above is part of the Lucilia cuprina isolate Lc7/37 chromosome 6, ASM2204524v1, whole genome shotgun sequence genome. Proteins encoded here:
- the LOC124420981 gene encoding uncharacterized protein LOC124420981, yielding MFSYLTKQPDPLERFAYDSAIRKKCTLTSEFVLLNDTIYPEVWIVVDLYSHIDPPLLSPHILRKNSARNEKLIIDLMQMPVPNSSYYKYNLNNCHIRKTGNLRLRNEIIGKLKYLKSWQTEQSLDKNAIDIIENTFDIDYFDIKSEKKVYIGFTAYARNPDNGCKEQISDTVFSNAIYDVCNFSSVMPSSATTTAGGSEHIIKLSDNNAITTSPIIQIKLSDEYNSWNACTMGYLQEDGLHFTAPPYTGQINVNDKNRLINLQVMENIPIGAIKFVYIDNN
- the LOC111688797 gene encoding fas apoptotic inhibitory molecule 1 isoform X2, whose product is MSLDHIPEEKRYNKNNIVAKWCAPINGKMYRIELEHGTTSGRRMIWVNGKEVLRRDWMFKLVGEDTFYINDARCIIRVDPAPGFKYEYLLFIDGKSHDQYTEEQTKQYRLWVTTINGVEYRIMLELDTLNLFINDKLRNETAEFVDGGTDTVVHENDVEFRLQTRSSGHKLSGIVHTLLANQVEIPEAKIQEIMQEPCSILST
- the LOC111688797 gene encoding fas apoptotic inhibitory molecule 1 isoform X1, which gives rise to MSFLSPLLKLENLSTKPIMSLDHIPEEKRYNKNNIVAKWCAPINGKMYRIELEHGTTSGRRMIWVNGKEVLRRDWMFKLVGEDTFYINDARCIIRVDPAPGFKYEYLLFIDGKSHDQYTEEQTKQYRLWVTTINGVEYRIMLELDTLNLFINDKLRNETAEFVDGGTDTVVHENDVEFRLQTRSSGHKLSGIVHTLLANQVEIPEAKIQEIMQEPCSILST